The following coding sequences are from one Candidatus Nezhaarchaeales archaeon window:
- a CDS encoding sugar phosphate isomerase/epimerase family protein yields the protein MALGMRFGIQLPCSTINDDVLRIIRGKGFEGVELLIGEDEGGLSDLMFTTVKIKAQGLNILLHAPFLTINIASLNRAIRRKSINRILRLLEAAGLMGCSIITIHPGCAIPMPRLLPFLLRGFERSLIIGSLKEVARKAEEVGVDIGIENMPTLKLWDLDCYTPCDNPEDLISLISNVNSPRLKVTLDVGHAATTGGVSLFVEKLADYIVNVHLGYKHTPKYFERKDNSISYFKESLKSLRRAGYKGMLIIEVNDLNEAFKLKESIESLRRAESEVT from the coding sequence GTGGCGTTAGGCATGCGGTTCGGAATACAGCTACCCTGTTCCACTATTAATGATGACGTCTTAAGGATTATTAGAGGGAAGGGCTTCGAAGGTGTTGAACTCTTAATCGGGGAGGATGAAGGTGGCTTATCGGATTTGATGTTTACAACTGTCAAGATTAAAGCTCAAGGGTTAAACATCCTTCTTCACGCCCCCTTCCTCACCATTAACATCGCCTCCTTAAATCGAGCTATTAGGAGGAAATCCATTAATAGGATCTTGAGGCTTCTTGAAGCCGCGGGTTTAATGGGTTGCAGTATTATCACGATCCATCCTGGTTGCGCAATCCCAATGCCTAGACTACTTCCATTCCTGCTACGAGGCTTTGAGAGGTCTTTAATCATCGGCTCCCTTAAGGAGGTGGCGAGGAAAGCTGAAGAAGTAGGCGTTGACATAGGTATCGAAAACATGCCTACACTTAAGCTCTGGGACTTAGACTGTTACACTCCATGCGATAACCCTGAAGATTTAATCTCGTTAATCTCGAACGTGAATAGCCCAAGGTTAAAGGTTACACTTGACGTTGGCCACGCGGCCACAACAGGCGGGGTCAGCCTCTTCGTAGAGAAGCTAGCTGACTACATAGTTAACGTTCACCTAGGTTATAAGCATACGCCTAAATACTTCGAACGTAAGGATAATAGTATTTCATACTTCAAGGAGTCCTTGAAATCATTACGTAGAGCCGGATATAAGGGTATGCTGATAATAGAGGTTAACGATCTAAACGAGGCCTTCAAACTTAAAGAGTCCATAGAATCATTGCGTAGAGCCGAATCGGAAGTAACTTAA
- a CDS encoding 4Fe-4S dicluster domain-containing protein, giving the protein MVTFQSGRKYEADVEFKLHVNEDLCTGCKVCEVICALTRFNVLNRSKSVIRVALPPLKGVVVCRQCEDPLCAKSCLAGAIRRSNGIVVVDYDKCTGCGLCVDGCVYGAMFWLREQGKPFKCDLCGGDPACLKACPVQALTLGGRFD; this is encoded by the coding sequence GTGGTCACGTTCCAGTCTGGGAGAAAGTACGAAGCGGACGTGGAGTTTAAGTTACACGTTAATGAAGACCTTTGTACCGGTTGTAAGGTTTGCGAGGTTATTTGTGCGTTAACGCGTTTTAATGTTTTAAATCGGAGTAAAAGTGTAATAAGGGTGGCGCTCCCACCTTTAAAGGGCGTAGTTGTCTGCCGTCAATGTGAAGACCCCTTATGCGCTAAGTCGTGTTTAGCTGGAGCTATAAGGAGGAGTAATGGCATCGTAGTGGTAGATTACGATAAGTGTACGGGGTGCGGGTTGTGTGTTGATGGCTGCGTTTACGGCGCCATGTTCTGGCTTCGCGAGCAAGGTAAACCCTTTAAATGTGATCTTTGCGGTGGCGATCCAGCCTGTTTAAAGGCTTGTCCCGTTCAAGCCTTAACGCTAGGTGG
- a CDS encoding branched-chain amino acid ABC transporter permease: MLPQILLEGVLIGGVYALTATGLTLILGVMRILNLAHGHLIMIAMYITYFLYTLFGVDPFLSIPVSAILMFAVGMTLQRTIVKPVIDAPVVNQMILMMGLLIFLENLAAFAWTHDYRALKGYGGIVYEFMGLRVVSTRLTAFLTALIITLTLYLLVMKTKWGRALRACSMDPEAAMLMGVNLPRVRAEAFGLGIALAGVAGSLITTLYYIFPSVGMHYIIVALVIVILGGMGNIFGALVGGIILGLVEVLTAFYVSSQLKLLGIFIIFILLLLFRPEGLLTKRR; encoded by the coding sequence ATGCTACCACAAATCCTATTGGAAGGCGTATTGATCGGAGGGGTTTACGCTTTAACCGCTACGGGCTTAACCTTAATACTTGGCGTTATGAGGATCTTAAACTTAGCGCACGGCCACTTAATTATGATAGCGATGTACATAACCTACTTCCTTTACACCCTCTTCGGGGTTGACCCCTTCCTTTCAATCCCGGTATCCGCCATCCTCATGTTCGCTGTTGGAATGACCCTTCAGAGAACCATAGTTAAGCCCGTGATCGATGCCCCGGTGGTGAACCAGATGATCCTAATGATGGGGCTATTAATATTCCTCGAGAACCTAGCGGCTTTCGCCTGGACCCATGACTATAGGGCGCTTAAGGGTTACGGCGGGATCGTGTACGAGTTTATGGGTTTAAGGGTCGTTAGTACGAGGCTTACAGCCTTCCTTACGGCGTTAATCATAACGTTGACGTTGTACCTACTCGTTATGAAGACGAAGTGGGGTAGAGCTTTAAGGGCTTGCTCAATGGATCCGGAAGCCGCTATGCTTATGGGGGTTAACCTTCCAAGGGTAAGGGCCGAGGCCTTCGGCCTAGGTATAGCACTAGCCGGCGTCGCAGGATCCCTTATCACCACCCTATACTACATTTTCCCGAGCGTTGGAATGCACTATATAATCGTAGCCTTAGTCATAGTTATCCTCGGTGGGATGGGAAACATATTCGGCGCGTTAGTAGGAGGGATAATTCTAGGCCTCGTGGAGGTCTTAACGGCCTTTTACGTTTCATCCCAGCTTAAGCTTTTAGGCATCTTCATAATCTTCATCCTACTCCTACTATTCAGGCCTGAAGGACTTCTCACTAAGAGGAGGTGA
- a CDS encoding ABC transporter ATP-binding protein, whose amino-acid sequence MLEVDRVDVFYGDLQVLWDVTLYVNRGERVVLLGANGAGKTTLLKTVSGLLKPRKGEVRFMGERIDGLPPYKIVEKGISLVPEGRRLFPEMTVLENLKLGAYTLKVEKEIEDRLERVYNLFPILKERRKQLAETLSGGEQQMLAIGRALMSKPKLLLLDEPSIGLGPILMERVIDALKQISEEGVTILLVEQNVYQALRIAQKVYVMENGRIVIGGSKEEILKDEKVKKAYIGL is encoded by the coding sequence ATGCTTGAGGTAGATCGAGTGGACGTTTTTTACGGAGACCTTCAAGTCCTATGGGATGTAACTTTATACGTTAATCGAGGTGAAAGAGTGGTGCTTCTAGGCGCTAATGGTGCTGGTAAAACAACTTTGCTAAAAACGGTTTCAGGGCTTCTTAAACCTAGGAAGGGAGAGGTGAGGTTTATGGGTGAAAGGATAGATGGGCTTCCACCCTATAAGATAGTTGAGAAGGGCATATCATTAGTCCCTGAGGGTAGAAGGCTCTTCCCTGAGATGACAGTGCTGGAGAACTTAAAGCTTGGAGCTTACACGTTAAAGGTTGAAAAGGAAATTGAAGACCGCCTGGAGAGGGTTTACAACCTATTCCCAATACTTAAGGAGCGTAGAAAGCAGCTTGCTGAAACCTTAAGCGGTGGGGAGCAGCAGATGTTGGCTATAGGGAGGGCTCTTATGTCTAAGCCTAAACTACTACTCTTAGATGAACCCTCCATAGGCCTTGGGCCTATACTCATGGAGAGGGTTATTGACGCGTTGAAGCAAATAAGTGAGGAAGGCGTTACCATACTTCTAGTTGAGCAAAACGTCTATCAAGCCTTAAGGATAGCTCAAAAGGTATACGTAATGGAGAACGGACGCATAGTGATCGGCGGAAGTAAGGAGGAGATCCTTAAGGATGAAAAGGTGAAGAAGGCTTACATCGGCCTATAA
- a CDS encoding branched-chain amino acid ABC transporter permease yields MRAQYYVIPTVALLTLPILIYHPVVLHIFIYVFFYAYFALAWAILGVLAGQLSLGHSVFFGIGAYTAVILHTRYAVTPWASMFVGGGLAALTGFLLGFPCFRLKGGFYALATLALTEIMRLLAIYFVDVTGGAEGITVPLIGESPLYFQFTSKAPYYYVMFILLVVMVLVYHKISGSKLGYQLQAIREDEDAASSLGINVFLLKLKAAAISAFFTGVLGVFYVQYTRFIHPESAFGLWRAAEPIIISALGGPGVLGPLVGSSIITPTLEVLVITLGGRFATVKMMIQGAILMAIILKMPTGITSPLTRLLRKTLPLGGKKP; encoded by the coding sequence ATGAGGGCTCAGTACTACGTCATACCAACGGTAGCTTTACTGACGCTCCCGATCCTAATATATCACCCAGTGGTCTTACACATATTTATATACGTATTCTTCTACGCTTACTTCGCCTTAGCGTGGGCTATCCTCGGAGTGTTAGCCGGTCAACTTTCACTCGGGCACTCCGTATTCTTCGGGATTGGAGCTTACACCGCCGTAATCCTACATACTAGGTACGCGGTAACCCCCTGGGCCAGCATGTTCGTTGGAGGGGGGCTCGCCGCCTTAACGGGCTTCCTACTAGGCTTCCCCTGCTTTAGGCTTAAAGGAGGATTTTACGCTTTAGCTACCCTAGCCCTCACCGAGATTATGAGGCTGTTAGCCATATACTTCGTAGACGTCACCGGCGGCGCTGAAGGCATAACCGTACCCTTAATCGGGGAATCACCACTTTACTTCCAGTTTACGAGTAAAGCGCCCTATTACTACGTAATGTTTATCTTGCTAGTCGTCATGGTCCTCGTATACCATAAAATATCGGGCTCCAAACTCGGCTATCAGCTTCAAGCTATTAGAGAGGACGAGGACGCCGCCAGCTCCCTCGGGATAAACGTATTCTTACTTAAGCTTAAAGCGGCAGCCATAAGCGCCTTCTTCACAGGCGTATTAGGCGTATTCTACGTTCAGTATACGCGTTTTATCCACCCGGAATCTGCCTTCGGGCTATGGCGGGCGGCCGAACCAATAATAATTTCAGCTTTAGGAGGTCCGGGGGTTTTAGGGCCGCTGGTAGGCTCATCGATTATAACTCCGACGCTCGAGGTTTTAGTCATCACGCTGGGGGGGAGGTTTGCAACCGTCAAGATGATGATCCAAGGGGCGATCCTGATGGCGATCATCCTAAAAATGCCAACCGGAATTACAAGCCCACTAACAAGGCTTCTTCGTAAAACCCTCCCATTAGGAGGGAAAAAGCCTTAA
- a CDS encoding ABC transporter substrate-binding protein, with protein sequence MAEKVSRRTAVKAIAAIVVCGVAAGIGAWYAGLIGQPPRPVVEEVKIGTVWPLSGPLAPSGEKHLRGVQLRVEEVNRAGGIKSLGGAKVKLVVADNQDDPKLSASETERLITVEKIVGFIGCYTSGSTLPATEVTERYGIPAVVCAGSPAITGRGFKYVFRAHSEVFKTAKVSFEFLKQIGVKTAAIVMDHGAYGTTSKRVCEALAPRYGIEIVHSELFPTGTTDLSPTLLKVKEKAPDALIAVAYITDALLMMRQMREYDVNVKVLIAPGGAGFNDLTFIKEGGKLAEYVLIGIYWSPDAGWPHNAEFVKHYTEVYKEPPDALAEEAYEAAYVLLDAIERAGSTDPSKIREALVATDTIWIAGPIKFSKPGEKFLLDPMLKDMKIEEQAGENVYDNVVVVQIQDGKFVTVWPESTTWKGQTIKIASAKPRIPMPTWKERGL encoded by the coding sequence ATGGCTGAAAAGGTTTCACGTAGAACCGCGGTTAAAGCTATCGCGGCCATAGTCGTTTGCGGCGTTGCAGCCGGTATAGGTGCTTGGTACGCTGGTTTAATCGGTCAACCACCTCGACCAGTAGTTGAGGAGGTTAAGATCGGAACAGTCTGGCCCCTTTCAGGCCCGTTAGCACCATCCGGGGAGAAGCATTTAAGAGGTGTTCAGCTAAGGGTTGAGGAGGTTAATAGGGCCGGAGGTATAAAGTCGCTTGGCGGCGCTAAGGTAAAGCTGGTAGTCGCCGATAACCAGGATGACCCGAAGCTTTCAGCATCGGAAACCGAGAGGCTAATAACCGTGGAGAAGATCGTAGGCTTCATAGGCTGTTACACTAGTGGATCCACCCTTCCAGCGACCGAGGTAACCGAGAGGTACGGTATACCCGCGGTCGTATGTGCCGGTTCTCCGGCGATAACCGGTAGAGGGTTTAAGTACGTTTTTAGAGCGCATTCCGAAGTGTTTAAAACGGCTAAGGTATCCTTCGAGTTCCTAAAGCAGATCGGCGTAAAAACCGCCGCCATAGTTATGGATCATGGGGCCTACGGAACCACTTCAAAGAGGGTCTGCGAAGCCCTAGCACCTAGGTATGGAATTGAAATAGTGCATAGTGAACTCTTCCCAACAGGTACTACTGATCTATCTCCAACACTCCTTAAGGTGAAGGAGAAGGCCCCCGACGCCCTCATAGCCGTAGCCTACATTACGGACGCCCTCCTAATGATGCGTCAAATGAGGGAGTACGACGTTAACGTTAAGGTACTCATAGCCCCTGGAGGCGCAGGTTTTAACGATTTAACATTCATTAAGGAGGGAGGGAAGCTAGCTGAATACGTCCTCATAGGGATATACTGGAGCCCCGATGCAGGCTGGCCGCATAACGCCGAATTCGTTAAGCACTATACGGAAGTTTACAAGGAACCTCCAGACGCCCTCGCTGAAGAGGCCTACGAAGCGGCCTATGTACTCCTAGATGCCATTGAAAGGGCTGGCTCCACGGATCCAAGTAAAATACGTGAAGCATTAGTTGCAACAGATACCATATGGATAGCGGGCCCCATTAAGTTCTCCAAGCCGGGTGAAAAGTTCCTCTTAGACCCGATGCTTAAAGATATGAAGATAGAGGAGCAGGCGGGTGAAAACGTGTACGACAACGTGGTTGTCGTCCAAATACAGGATGGGAAGTTCGTAACCGTATGGCCTGAAAGTACCACATGGAAGGGTCAGACAATAAAAATCGCATCCGCGAAGCCCAGAATACCTATGCCAACCTGGAAGGAACGAGGCTTATAG
- a CDS encoding nucleotidyltransferase domain-containing protein, translated as MGKVSSSLEALIERKPIPSQVKRRILDSITRFLLLVREHFKDKLLSVIVFGSVVQPNRPFLDDSDIDFMVFYDGDRRMAWSFEDKLPTRTRIRIGALIDVNEFKFDEERKVYWHLVFFTSQESWKLVKMLNRVGDYVVVHGEDVIRKLISGKGE; from the coding sequence GTGGGGAAGGTTTCTTCGTCTTTAGAGGCCTTGATCGAGAGGAAGCCTATACCTAGCCAGGTTAAACGTAGGATCCTTGACTCAATAACTAGGTTCCTACTTTTAGTTAGGGAACACTTTAAAGATAAACTGTTATCGGTAATAGTGTTCGGGTCCGTTGTTCAACCTAACCGTCCCTTCCTTGACGATTCGGACATAGACTTCATGGTGTTTTACGATGGTGATAGGCGTATGGCTTGGTCCTTCGAAGATAAACTACCAACCAGAACTAGGATTCGAATAGGGGCACTTATAGACGTTAACGAGTTTAAATTCGATGAGGAACGTAAAGTATACTGGCATCTCGTATTTTTCACTAGTCAGGAGTCTTGGAAGCTCGTAAAGATGCTTAATAGGGTTGGGGATTACGTAGTAGTTCACGGTGAGGATGTTATTAGAAAGCTAATTAGCGGTAAAGGCGAATAG
- a CDS encoding cofactor-independent phosphoglycerate mutase: MRVKPKFIFIVGDGMADRPVDELGGKTPLEVAVHPNMDEVASRGEVGLIKAIPEGMEPGSEVANLSIMGYDPKKYFTGRGPLEAAGQGIPLSDEDLVFRCNLITEKDGVLVDYAAGHIGSEDARILIEALNREIKDPNIKLYAGVSYRNLLILKGSKYSASVTCTPPHHAEGRRINDILVKPIDVNGVATANLLNSLILNSKKVLDQHPVNLRREGSGKANMIWPWGVGRRPKLPRFKDKWSLTAGVISAVNLIKGIAACAGMDIVNVPGATGYYDTNYQGKAMYALKYLEKHDFIYIHVEAPDEAGHAGDYEMKIRTIEHVDKKVVGCILDNVSRFEEYVIAIMADHATPVKLKIHVSDPVPFAFHYSKINVRSHRAFNEGAIGRSKHLLIDPGHLLMAYLVNRVRS, translated from the coding sequence ATGAGGGTTAAACCTAAGTTTATCTTCATTGTGGGGGACGGGATGGCCGACCGCCCGGTCGATGAGCTAGGCGGTAAAACGCCTTTAGAAGTGGCCGTTCACCCCAACATGGACGAAGTGGCTTCGAGGGGTGAGGTAGGCCTTATTAAGGCCATTCCCGAAGGAATGGAACCTGGATCAGAAGTAGCCAACCTATCAATAATGGGCTACGACCCTAAAAAGTACTTTACGGGTAGAGGCCCCCTAGAGGCCGCTGGGCAGGGAATACCGTTAAGCGATGAAGACTTAGTTTTTAGATGTAACCTAATAACGGAGAAGGATGGAGTATTAGTAGACTACGCGGCAGGCCACATAGGAAGCGAGGATGCACGAATACTAATCGAAGCTTTAAACAGGGAGATTAAGGACCCCAACATTAAGCTCTACGCTGGCGTTAGCTATAGGAACCTACTAATCCTTAAGGGGTCTAAGTATTCAGCCTCCGTAACGTGTACGCCGCCACACCATGCTGAAGGGCGGAGGATTAATGACATACTAGTTAAACCTATCGACGTTAACGGTGTGGCAACGGCCAACCTCCTTAACTCCTTAATCCTTAACTCTAAGAAGGTCCTCGATCAACACCCAGTAAACTTAAGGAGGGAAGGATCAGGGAAAGCGAACATGATATGGCCTTGGGGCGTAGGCAGGAGGCCGAAGCTACCCCGATTTAAAGATAAGTGGTCATTAACCGCCGGGGTAATATCAGCTGTAAACCTAATTAAGGGGATCGCGGCCTGCGCCGGGATGGATATCGTAAACGTTCCAGGAGCCACCGGATACTACGATACCAACTATCAAGGTAAAGCGATGTACGCGTTAAAATACTTAGAGAAGCACGACTTCATCTATATACACGTGGAGGCGCCGGATGAAGCTGGACACGCTGGAGACTACGAGATGAAAATAAGGACCATAGAACACGTAGATAAGAAGGTAGTAGGATGCATACTGGATAACGTTAGTAGGTTCGAGGAGTACGTAATCGCGATCATGGCGGACCATGCAACACCCGTTAAGCTAAAAATACACGTTTCCGACCCCGTACCCTTCGCCTTCCACTACTCAAAAATTAACGTTAGAAGCCACCGAGCCTTCAACGAGGGGGCGATAGGTAGAAGCAAGCACTTACTTATCGACCCAGGCCATCTACTCATGGCTTACTTAGTGAACAGAGTGAGGTCTTAA
- a CDS encoding MBL fold metallo-hydrolase, whose amino-acid sequence MIRTMPLKANVARSGAILLGEFIACDGFEPRREVGIITHAHSDHTAGLREALTSYKHVLMTEATKDLIEVLEGPLGVSILTLKYGLPFPYKGNLIILQPANHIVGSAQVLVEDEDGFRASYSSDFRLPVAQIIEVDVLVLDATYGNPRCIRPPLNEVYEALVKLVIQGLREGAVHVYGFHGKLQEAMEVLRRAGVKAPFIATRRVYEVTQVCLKHGVKVGEVLRYGTDEANEAMKGGGYVLFNHTSRGLIDGGNTTHITLTGWLFNATHKVIGDRKYHVALSDHADFNQLLAYVEAVKPKLVITDNKRIGSATLLAREIRRRLGITAYPAPP is encoded by the coding sequence GTGATCAGGACCATGCCGCTCAAGGCTAACGTGGCTAGGAGCGGCGCAATCCTTTTAGGCGAGTTTATAGCGTGCGACGGCTTTGAACCTAGACGTGAAGTCGGAATTATTACTCACGCGCATTCAGACCATACTGCTGGGCTAAGGGAAGCCCTTACGAGCTATAAGCACGTACTTATGACGGAAGCAACGAAGGACTTAATAGAGGTTCTAGAGGGACCATTAGGCGTATCCATCCTAACCCTAAAGTACGGCCTCCCCTTCCCTTACAAAGGCAACCTAATAATACTCCAACCGGCTAATCATATCGTAGGGTCAGCACAGGTTTTAGTGGAAGACGAGGATGGCTTTAGGGCATCGTATTCGTCGGATTTTAGACTCCCCGTAGCCCAGATCATCGAGGTCGATGTACTAGTACTTGACGCTACGTATGGAAATCCTAGGTGTATAAGGCCGCCGTTAAACGAAGTTTACGAGGCCCTCGTCAAGCTAGTAATACAAGGTTTAAGGGAGGGAGCAGTTCACGTTTATGGCTTTCATGGTAAGCTTCAGGAGGCCATGGAGGTTCTACGTAGAGCCGGTGTAAAAGCCCCCTTCATCGCTACTAGGCGCGTTTACGAGGTAACGCAGGTATGTCTAAAGCACGGGGTGAAGGTGGGCGAAGTATTACGTTACGGGACCGATGAAGCTAACGAAGCTATGAAAGGCGGAGGCTACGTCCTATTCAATCATACTAGTAGGGGTTTAATTGATGGAGGTAATACTACTCACATTACCCTTACCGGGTGGCTATTTAACGCTACCCATAAGGTTATCGGCGATAGAAAATACCATGTAGCGCTGAGCGATCATGCCGATTTTAACCAGCTCTTAGCCTACGTTGAAGCCGTGAAGCCTAAGCTGGTTATAACAGATAATAAACGGATTGGTAGCGCTACTCTCTTAGCGCGTGAGATTAGGAGGAGGCTCGGTATAACCGCCTATCCAGCACCACCCTAA
- a CDS encoding ABC transporter ATP-binding protein has protein sequence MKILEVINLTKRFGGLIAVKDLSFHVNEGEILSLIGPNGSGKTTVFNVITGFYRPNSGRVVFRGVNITGLKTHQICRMGIARTFQLTKPFLNMSVLENVVVGAFSILNDKEEALKEAESLLKLVGLEDLKDSTVRALTVAKRKLLELARALATKPKLLLIDEGAAGLNPMEVEDFLKLIRKLNKMGITLCLIEHVMRIVMSISSRVVVLDKGVKIAEGRPEEVSSDRKVIEAYLGRAYA, from the coding sequence ATGAAGATCCTAGAGGTTATAAACCTTACCAAGAGGTTTGGGGGGCTTATAGCCGTTAAAGATTTAAGCTTTCACGTTAACGAGGGTGAGATTTTAAGCTTAATAGGTCCGAATGGCTCCGGTAAGACTACGGTTTTTAACGTTATAACTGGTTTCTACCGTCCGAACTCGGGTAGGGTAGTATTTCGAGGGGTTAATATAACTGGTTTAAAGACCCATCAGATTTGTAGGATGGGTATCGCTAGAACCTTCCAGCTTACTAAACCCTTCTTAAATATGAGCGTTCTAGAAAACGTCGTGGTTGGGGCTTTCTCCATCCTTAACGATAAGGAGGAAGCCTTAAAGGAGGCTGAAAGCCTTTTAAAACTAGTAGGCCTTGAAGACTTAAAGGATTCTACCGTAAGAGCCTTAACAGTAGCTAAGCGTAAACTACTCGAGCTTGCAAGGGCTTTAGCGACGAAGCCTAAACTCCTACTTATAGATGAAGGGGCTGCCGGATTAAACCCTATGGAGGTTGAAGATTTCCTTAAATTAATTAGGAAACTTAACAAGATGGGGATAACCCTATGTCTAATTGAACACGTTATGCGGATTGTAATGAGTATTTCATCCCGCGTGGTAGTGCTTGATAAAGGGGTTAAAATAGCTGAAGGTAGGCCTGAGGAAGTATCGAGCGATAGGAAGGTTATTGAAGCATACTTGGGGAGGGCCTATGCTTGA
- the asd gene encoding aspartate-semialdehyde dehydrogenase, translating into MDKVRVAVVGATGMVGQRFVKLLENHSMFELVALTASPASVGKRYSEAAHWYVEGQMPEGVAEMKVSTDDPNWLKALGVEVAFTALPAEVALKVEPELAKAGINVLSDASTFRMEKDVPVLIPEVNPEHLKLLEVQRRRRGWRGCIITNPNCTTTVLVMSLKPLLDNFGVKRVIVSTMQAVSGAGWGGVPSMAIIDNVIPYIAKEEEKVEAESLKILGSLNQGEVKAANFKISASCHRVNVLDGHLEAVFVELGKAVEAVEVINAMKNFKGKPQELKLPTAPQQPIIVKDEPDRPQPRFDRYAGGGMSVAVGRVRRDPAIENGVKYVVLGHNTIRGAAGNSVLNAELLVKEGLL; encoded by the coding sequence TTGGATAAGGTAAGGGTAGCTGTGGTTGGAGCCACCGGGATGGTTGGGCAACGCTTCGTTAAGCTTCTGGAGAACCATTCAATGTTCGAACTTGTAGCGCTTACAGCTTCCCCGGCCTCCGTAGGTAAACGGTATAGTGAGGCGGCCCATTGGTACGTGGAGGGACAGATGCCTGAAGGCGTAGCTGAAATGAAGGTATCCACGGATGATCCTAACTGGCTTAAAGCTTTAGGGGTCGAAGTAGCCTTTACGGCGTTACCGGCTGAGGTAGCTCTTAAGGTGGAGCCTGAACTAGCTAAAGCGGGGATAAACGTTCTAAGCGATGCGAGCACCTTTAGGATGGAGAAAGACGTCCCTGTGTTAATACCCGAGGTAAACCCGGAACACCTTAAACTGCTCGAGGTACAGAGAAGAAGGAGGGGGTGGCGGGGATGTATAATTACGAATCCAAACTGTACGACGACGGTATTAGTTATGTCCCTTAAACCTCTCCTTGACAACTTCGGCGTTAAGAGGGTTATCGTATCGACGATGCAGGCGGTTTCGGGAGCTGGATGGGGGGGCGTACCGTCAATGGCGATAATAGATAACGTCATACCCTACATAGCTAAGGAGGAGGAGAAGGTGGAGGCTGAAAGCTTAAAAATCCTAGGTAGCCTTAACCAAGGAGAGGTGAAGGCGGCTAACTTTAAGATTTCAGCGAGTTGTCATAGGGTAAACGTTTTAGACGGTCACCTAGAAGCGGTATTCGTCGAACTCGGGAAAGCGGTTGAAGCCGTTGAAGTGATCAACGCGATGAAGAACTTTAAGGGAAAACCTCAAGAACTTAAACTGCCTACAGCTCCTCAGCAGCCAATAATCGTTAAGGATGAACCGGATCGACCGCAACCTCGCTTCGATAGGTACGCTGGAGGAGGTATGTCAGTAGCCGTAGGGCGAGTTAGAAGGGATCCGGCTATTGAAAACGGGGTTAAATACGTAGTACTAGGCCATAATACAATAAGGGGGGCTGCCGGAAACTCGGTATTAAACGCTGAACTACTAGTTAAGGAAGGACTACTATAG